One region of Mucilaginibacter gotjawali genomic DNA includes:
- a CDS encoding tetratricopeptide repeat-containing sensor histidine kinase, with protein MIRKLAYAIFFMKYYSNKLLHTISTIAMLLLFAINPSLAQSQKTSGDNREISQLLKQINTIEDTDTKTALILIKHLKDICARLKIDTLTAKAYDAEGFCNFYAGNYKRSAMVFDSAAQLWKKTNRLNYFKSLNDKANALMYNSEYHKALLAFFECLNITNELHNKNLTGKVLNNIGLVYESIGDPDNAILYEKRSLYFKMKSKDLLSLARTYGNIGDAFTNKEMPDSALFYELRSYKLYTSVHDREGMAIALGDIGNIYKMKKMLDSSINYSLRAVIIAQKLSNAENTANIEDELAESYMLKRDLKNAWKYLSLADAFVSQITDYAFLQEHFKLMYQYYKQKGNTAKAFDFLEKLNAANDSIFKEKINIQNEKIALEYEYKQKTLKDSLVFQSHINASEEKATASRNRLYVSILLLLAAVLLSVIWYSRSKLLEKKNIVALQNSTMQEQKIRELENEKQILASQGVLKGQEDERSRLAKDLHDGLGGLLSGVKHSIINMKENIVISSGHVEVFEKSLNMIDTAMKELRRVAQNMMPEALAKFGLEEALKDYCASSSTTSFKVIFQSFGNDLQIENAAEIIIYRIIQELVNNALKHAHATQLMVQLVKGDDWITLSVEDNGKGFDVNALKDSTGAGWGNIKSRVDYLKGNIDLKSQEGTGTSVNIEIQIPKT; from the coding sequence ATGATCAGGAAATTGGCCTATGCTATCTTTTTTATGAAATATTATTCAAATAAACTCCTACATACGATTTCAACAATAGCGATGCTGCTGCTTTTTGCGATAAACCCATCACTGGCGCAATCACAAAAAACATCCGGTGATAACAGGGAGATTAGCCAATTACTGAAACAAATTAACACTATTGAAGACACGGATACCAAAACTGCTTTGATATTAATAAAGCACCTAAAGGATATATGCGCGAGGCTAAAGATTGACACATTAACCGCGAAAGCCTATGATGCAGAGGGGTTTTGTAACTTTTATGCCGGAAATTACAAAAGATCAGCAATGGTGTTTGACAGTGCTGCTCAACTATGGAAAAAAACAAACCGGTTAAATTATTTCAAATCGTTGAATGATAAGGCAAATGCTTTAATGTACAATTCTGAATATCATAAAGCGTTACTGGCTTTTTTTGAATGCCTGAACATCACCAATGAGTTGCACAATAAAAATCTTACCGGCAAGGTCTTAAATAACATTGGATTGGTTTATGAGAGTATAGGTGATCCCGACAATGCAATTTTATACGAAAAAAGGTCTTTGTATTTTAAAATGAAATCAAAAGACCTGCTTTCGTTAGCCCGTACTTACGGCAATATCGGCGATGCGTTCACTAACAAGGAAATGCCCGACAGTGCATTATTTTATGAACTGCGGTCATACAAGTTATACACGTCAGTGCATGACAGAGAGGGTATGGCCATTGCTTTGGGCGATATTGGCAATATATACAAAATGAAAAAAATGCTCGACTCGTCCATTAATTACTCGTTGCGGGCTGTAATCATTGCGCAAAAATTAAGTAACGCGGAGAACACTGCCAACATTGAGGACGAACTGGCTGAAAGCTATATGCTAAAGCGCGATCTGAAAAACGCCTGGAAATATCTTTCATTAGCAGATGCCTTCGTTTCGCAAATTACCGACTATGCATTTTTACAGGAACATTTTAAACTGATGTACCAGTATTATAAGCAAAAAGGCAATACAGCAAAGGCATTTGATTTTCTTGAAAAACTAAATGCGGCAAATGATTCTATTTTTAAGGAGAAAATTAATATACAAAACGAGAAAATTGCGCTGGAATATGAATATAAACAAAAGACATTAAAAGACAGCCTGGTATTTCAGTCGCACATCAATGCGAGCGAAGAAAAAGCCACTGCGTCCAGGAACAGACTTTATGTATCTATACTGCTGTTATTAGCGGCGGTCTTACTGTCAGTTATCTGGTATAGCCGGAGCAAGCTTTTGGAGAAAAAGAACATCGTGGCATTGCAAAATTCCACCATGCAGGAACAAAAAATAAGGGAGCTTGAAAACGAAAAACAAATTTTAGCATCGCAGGGTGTATTAAAAGGGCAGGAAGATGAAAGAAGCCGCCTGGCAAAAGACCTTCACGATGGCCTTGGCGGATTATTATCAGGAGTTAAACATTCCATTATAAATATGAAAGAAAACATTGTAATCAGTAGCGGCCATGTTGAGGTATTTGAAAAATCGCTCAATATGATAGACACCGCCATGAAGGAGCTGCGCAGAGTGGCCCAGAACATGATGCCGGAAGCGCTGGCAAAATTTGGACTGGAAGAAGCTTTGAAAGATTATTGCGCGTCATCAAGTACAACATCATTTAAAGTTATTTTCCAATCGTTTGGCAATGACCTGCAGATTGAAAATGCAGCAGAGATCATTATTTACCGGATTATACAAGAGTTGGTGAACAATGCACTTAAGCATGCCCACGCAACTCAATTAATGGTACAACTGGTAAAAGGAGATGACTGGATAACGTTGAGTGTTGAAGATAATGGTAAGGGTTTCGATGTAAATGCGCTGAAAGATTCAACAGGTGCGGGTTGGGGTAATATCAAAAGCCGTGTAGACTATCTTAAAGGGAATATTGATCTTAAATCGCAGGAGGGCACGGGCACTTCGGTAAACATTGAAATACAAATTCCAAAAACATGA
- a CDS encoding cadherin-like beta sandwich domain-containing protein, with protein MKKLFTKGFYVLPAIIFFLCAALSAKAQYSGTNLETGGLYTALAKDGSNNLYVTRVTSGTGGALYEVDKYTGGTGTPVSIYSGLTHETGDYPWGLAVTSTGNVFISTDFTAGGGSIIKLTYSGGVYTSSIIQTGRYFSALAVDTHDNLYTAEYDAGNSSYAVVEYTASSSYATGTKLYDNLKTGAGYTYPTGLAVASNGNVYVADAFSNDPSITDGGHVYKLTAASAYAVSTLSSGNYVTALNFSASGNLFSSENRGAGYSLVEYAGGTGSGVPISTPLHTNGIYYPWGIAFISIGKIFVADGDDGVNGGAVIKMVPNPPTVTTTAVTSSTSTGTTLNGIVNDNGNTTTVNFIYGTSSTLTGATTTPATTGGTISAGSGNTNAALNISGLTASTKYYYAVSATNSGGTRQGAILNFFTTPSLSYTSPIVYNSGTNIPILSPVSSVVPLPAYGNPVTVGSGFLTPFGVAADVSGNVYVADYGNHSLKEIPAGGGAPITLATGYTTLLGVAVDAANNVYTCDAGTATVQKIPNGGTGTPVTIGSGFSAPYGLTVDAAGNVYVADYSNNAVYKIAAAGGATTSIGSGFASPTGVAVDAAGNVYVADYGNNVVKEIPVGGGAPVTIGSGFSAPVGVGVDPSGNIFVADYGNSTLQEIPTGGGTQVALGAGYVNPTGVAIDGFGKLFVAGYLSGLINQLTPVGGYYISTALPLGLGLSNKTGKISGIANAISPAKNYTVTAYNTGGGTSAVVNIKVVANARLSNLTISQGTLTPVFAIATTSYTATVPNDVSSITLTPTTNDAMATVTVNGTAVTSGTASANIPLNFGTNAITTVVTARDGTTTKTYTVTITRVALTNADLANLAVSAGTLTPAFTTATTSYTASVPNSVTSVTVTPTTADATATVTVNGIPVNSGIASGAIPLSVGPNTITTVSTAQDGVTTKTYTITITRSLPANPNLSNLTLSAGTLTPAFATATINYTASVANSVSSITVTPKASDALATITVNGTAVSNNTASGAISLNVGSNVITTVVTAQNGTTTKTYTVTVTRAASSNADLSNLSLSSGTLTPVFASGTTSYNGSVVNSVTSVTVTPTTSDATATLTVNGTAVSSGTASGAIALNVGPNTITTVVTAQDGVTTKTYTVTLTRMLPANANLSGLSLSAGALTPAFATATTSYTLSVANAVTSTTVTPKASDALATITVNGVAVNSGTASGAIALNVGTNVITTIVTAQNGTTTKTYTVTVTRAAGSLNSVYEPISVTNPAGKAQMMGEELVVRQGLSPNGDGINDFLQIDGITNYPDNKLTIMNRSGQLIFEAKGYDNSTKVFDGHSNKTGAMQLPGTYFYSLDFTVNGTAKHKTGFIVLKY; from the coding sequence ATGAAAAAATTATTTACAAAAGGTTTTTATGTGTTGCCTGCAATTATCTTTTTTTTGTGCGCCGCGCTATCGGCAAAGGCCCAATACAGCGGCACCAACCTTGAAACCGGCGGGCTATATACGGCATTGGCTAAAGATGGCAGTAATAATTTATATGTTACCAGGGTAACCAGCGGCACTGGCGGCGCTTTATACGAAGTGGATAAATATACAGGCGGCACAGGCACCCCCGTAAGCATATACAGCGGGCTTACGCACGAAACAGGCGATTACCCATGGGGACTGGCTGTTACCAGCACCGGGAATGTATTTATATCAACTGATTTTACAGCCGGCGGAGGTTCTATTATTAAATTAACATACAGCGGGGGAGTATATACCAGTTCAATAATTCAAACCGGCAGGTATTTCTCGGCACTTGCTGTAGATACCCATGACAATTTATACACGGCAGAATATGATGCAGGCAACAGTTCTTACGCTGTTGTTGAATATACAGCGAGCTCGTCCTATGCCACAGGCACGAAATTATATGACAATTTGAAAACAGGGGCAGGTTACACTTATCCAACTGGCCTGGCAGTTGCTTCAAATGGTAATGTTTACGTAGCTGATGCTTTTAGTAATGATCCATCGATAACAGACGGGGGGCATGTTTATAAATTAACAGCCGCTTCGGCATATGCCGTTTCAACGTTATCAAGCGGCAATTACGTTACCGCGTTAAACTTTAGCGCTTCCGGCAATCTTTTTAGCAGTGAAAACAGGGGAGCAGGGTATAGTTTAGTTGAATATGCCGGCGGCACTGGTAGTGGCGTGCCGATATCTACACCATTGCACACCAATGGCATCTACTATCCGTGGGGGATAGCTTTCATCAGCATTGGTAAAATTTTTGTGGCAGACGGGGATGACGGCGTAAATGGGGGGGCGGTCATCAAAATGGTTCCAAATCCGCCAACTGTTACTACAACAGCCGTTACATCTTCCACATCAACAGGCACTACGCTAAACGGCATCGTTAACGACAACGGCAATACGACCACAGTCAATTTTATTTATGGGACCTCGTCAACACTCACAGGGGCAACCACTACACCGGCTACAACAGGAGGAACCATCAGCGCCGGTTCCGGCAACACCAATGCTGCCCTCAATATATCAGGTCTTACAGCGTCAACAAAATATTACTATGCTGTATCTGCTACAAATTCCGGCGGTACCCGGCAAGGGGCAATATTGAATTTTTTTACAACGCCATCACTCAGCTATACCAGCCCGATAGTTTATAATTCGGGCACAAATATCCCGATTCTTTCACCGGTCAGCAGTGTGGTTCCATTACCCGCGTATGGCAATCCTGTTACCGTAGGTTCGGGTTTTTTAACCCCTTTTGGTGTTGCAGCTGATGTATCAGGCAATGTTTACGTGGCCGATTACGGCAATCATTCGTTAAAAGAAATTCCTGCCGGTGGAGGCGCGCCCATCACATTAGCAACGGGATATACTACACTGCTTGGAGTGGCCGTGGATGCAGCAAATAATGTTTATACATGCGATGCAGGGACAGCGACAGTACAAAAAATTCCGAACGGAGGAACAGGCACCCCCGTCACTATTGGTTCCGGTTTTTCTGCGCCATATGGTCTGACGGTAGATGCAGCCGGCAATGTTTATGTGGCAGATTACTCCAATAACGCCGTTTATAAAATTGCTGCTGCCGGAGGTGCCACCACAAGTATTGGTTCAGGCTTTGCTAGTCCGACAGGCGTAGCCGTTGATGCGGCTGGCAATGTGTATGTGGCAGATTATGGTAATAACGTGGTAAAGGAAATTCCTGTTGGTGGCGGCGCTCCGGTGACTATCGGTTCGGGTTTTAGTGCTCCTGTTGGCGTCGGGGTTGATCCTTCTGGTAATATTTTTGTCGCTGATTATGGTAACAGTACTTTGCAGGAGATTCCGACAGGAGGAGGCACCCAGGTCGCTCTTGGGGCAGGCTATGTAAACCCGACGGGTGTAGCTATTGATGGCTTTGGGAAATTATTTGTAGCAGGCTATTTAAGTGGCCTTATTAATCAGCTCACGCCAGTTGGTGGTTATTATATAAGCACTGCGTTGCCACTGGGTTTAGGTTTAAGTAACAAAACCGGAAAGATATCGGGCATTGCCAATGCCATTAGCCCTGCCAAAAATTATACCGTCACAGCATATAATACGGGTGGTGGCACATCAGCTGTTGTAAATATTAAAGTTGTTGCAAATGCCAGACTTAGTAATTTAACAATTAGTCAGGGCACATTAACGCCGGTTTTTGCCATAGCAACTACCAGTTATACGGCAACGGTGCCAAATGATGTGAGCTCAATAACCTTAACGCCCACAACAAACGATGCCATGGCAACCGTAACGGTAAACGGCACAGCCGTAACCTCTGGTACGGCCTCGGCAAATATCCCATTAAATTTTGGCACCAATGCTATTACAACGGTCGTAACGGCCCGTGACGGAACAACTACGAAAACTTATACAGTAACGATTACCCGGGTAGCATTAACAAATGCCGACCTTGCAAACTTAGCTGTAAGCGCAGGAACATTAACCCCGGCATTTACCACCGCAACCACCAGCTATACGGCATCGGTACCCAATTCGGTAACTTCGGTAACCGTAACGCCAACTACCGCCGATGCTACTGCAACGGTTACGGTAAATGGTATACCCGTAAATTCGGGGATAGCCTCAGGTGCCATTCCTTTAAGTGTTGGCCCTAATACCATTACAACTGTTTCTACTGCGCAGGACGGGGTAACCACCAAAACCTATACAATCACCATAACGCGGTCATTGCCTGCCAATCCCAATCTTTCCAATTTAACCCTAAGCGCCGGTACATTAACACCTGCATTTGCAACGGCAACAATTAACTACACGGCATCTGTAGCTAATTCGGTAAGCTCAATAACCGTGACGCCAAAAGCCAGTGATGCGCTGGCAACAATAACAGTTAATGGTACTGCGGTAAGTAACAACACCGCATCAGGCGCTATATCTTTAAACGTGGGTAGCAATGTTATTACCACAGTGGTAACAGCTCAGAACGGTACAACCACCAAAACCTATACGGTTACCGTAACGCGCGCCGCTTCAAGCAATGCTGATTTATCAAACTTAAGCTTGAGCAGCGGAACCTTAACACCCGTATTTGCATCAGGCACCACCAGTTATAACGGATCAGTGGTGAATTCGGTTACTTCGGTAACCGTAACGCCAACCACCAGTGACGCTACCGCAACCCTAACAGTAAATGGTACGGCCGTAAGCTCTGGTACCGCCTCAGGTGCTATTGCTTTAAATGTAGGGCCCAATACCATTACCACTGTAGTTACAGCACAGGATGGGGTAACCACCAAAACCTATACGGTAACGCTAACACGGATGCTGCCCGCCAATGCCAATCTTTCCGGTTTAAGCCTCAGCGCAGGGGCATTAACGCCTGCCTTTGCAACCGCTACTACCAGTTATACCCTATCAGTTGCCAATGCGGTAACATCAACTACGGTGACGCCCAAAGCAAGCGATGCCCTGGCAACCATAACAGTGAACGGTGTGGCGGTAAATTCAGGCACGGCCTCGGGTGCAATTGCTTTAAATGTGGGTACCAATGTGATCACGACCATCGTTACGGCCCAAAACGGAACGACCACCAAAACCTATACGGTAACGGTAACCCGTGCAGCGGGCTCATTGAACAGCGTTTATGAACCGATAAGCGTAACAAACCCGGCCGGAAAGGCACAAATGATGGGCGAGGAGCTTGTAGTACGCCAGGGATTATCGCCCAATGGTGATGGTATCAATGACTTTTTGCAGATAGACGGGATCACCAATTACCCGGATAACAAACTGACGATAATGAACCGCAGCGGGCAATTGATCTTCGAAGCCAAAGGGTATGACAACAGCACGAAGGTGTTTGACGGGCACTCCAACAAAACCGGCGCTATGCAATTGCCGGGTACTTATTTTTATTCGCTTGATTTTACCGTAAACGGCACAGCAAAGCATAAAACAGGGTTTATTGTGCTAAAATATTGA
- a CDS encoding response regulator, with protein sequence MISVFIVDDHPVVVEGIRSLLINEEGIFWAGHALNAASCISYLEKITVDVILMDINLPDKSGIELCAEIKKNKPDIQILALSTLNQPSYIRKMIENGAGGYILKNADKEELLVAIKDVAAGKTHLCLEALEVVKHMYNSETGKPILTRREKEILILIAEGLTNAEMAEKLFVSQWTIDSHRKSIMTKLNTKNTAMLIKYAIENGLV encoded by the coding sequence ATGATCAGCGTTTTTATTGTGGACGACCACCCTGTAGTGGTTGAAGGCATTCGTTCATTATTAATTAACGAAGAAGGGATTTTCTGGGCCGGGCATGCATTGAACGCGGCATCCTGCATTTCTTATTTGGAAAAAATTACCGTTGACGTTATATTAATGGACATTAACTTACCCGACAAGAGCGGGATAGAGCTGTGTGCCGAAATCAAAAAGAACAAACCGGATATTCAAATATTAGCGCTTAGCACCCTGAACCAACCTTCCTATATCCGTAAAATGATTGAGAACGGCGCGGGCGGTTATATTTTAAAAAATGCAGATAAGGAAGAATTATTAGTTGCTATTAAGGACGTTGCAGCCGGAAAAACGCATCTATGCCTGGAAGCCCTTGAAGTAGTGAAACACATGTATAACAGTGAAACCGGCAAGCCGATACTCACCCGCCGTGAAAAAGAAATACTGATATTAATTGCTGAAGGCCTTACCAATGCTGAAATGGCTGAGAAACTATTTGTGAGCCAATGGACAATTGATAGTCACAGAAAAAGTATCATGACAAAATTAAACACCAAAAACACCGCAATGCTTATTAAATACGCCATTGAAAACGGTTTGGTTTAG